A genomic segment from Desulforegula conservatrix Mb1Pa encodes:
- the terL gene encoding phage terminase large subunit, translating to MSVKIKQFNKEIEALRELILKEATPLPDGKKAREERRKRAASDLEFFGKTYFPHYLQKPNSKLHKYMYERFAKMILTAHETGEGDKEADAAPRGNAKSTTGTLILPLWCTAFGYRRFIVLVSDTATQAFDFLAFIKTELEFNERLKQDFPEICGEGSIWRTDNIVTANGVRMAARGAGQKLRGLRHGARRPDLVIGDDLENDESVVSPDQRAKLEQWFFRALMKIGKPYTVYIVVGTILHYDSLLSKLLKKPGWKGRKFKSVISWSKSKLWDEWISIFTDARLEKEEAEAKADAYFKEHMEEMLEGAEVLWPEEEPYYYLMKMRVSDGPAHFDSEKQNEPINPDDCLFQEEWIAYWPEDLLDSSENGLKSILSGLPLYAAVDPSLGKKSRKSDPSAILGGRFKDKVLYLEMADIEKRHPDRIIDDVLTYHDRLKIHMAGVETVQFQQFFKDTLEKIAHERGQTLNVVEIPQSGDKIMRIQRLQPWIKNGWIRFKPNMRTLIDQLIKFPMADHDDGPDALEMLLSLVEKHSGKFAGVEVMCAMPLESAAWLRGYND from the coding sequence ATGTCGGTTAAGATCAAACAATTCAACAAAGAGATAGAGGCCCTGAGGGAGCTTATCCTGAAGGAGGCAACGCCTCTTCCTGACGGAAAGAAAGCCCGTGAGGAAAGAAGGAAAAGAGCCGCCTCTGATCTTGAATTCTTTGGCAAGACCTACTTCCCGCACTACCTACAAAAACCCAATTCGAAGCTTCATAAATACATGTATGAGCGCTTCGCTAAGATGATCCTTACTGCCCATGAAACAGGAGAAGGAGATAAGGAAGCTGATGCGGCTCCGCGAGGAAACGCAAAATCCACAACAGGAACGTTAATACTTCCGTTGTGGTGCACAGCCTTCGGATACAGGCGTTTCATAGTTCTTGTGTCAGATACGGCAACCCAGGCCTTTGACTTCCTGGCTTTCATAAAAACGGAACTCGAATTCAACGAACGTCTGAAACAGGATTTTCCTGAAATATGCGGGGAAGGCTCGATCTGGCGTACAGATAATATCGTCACGGCGAACGGCGTGCGCATGGCTGCAAGGGGTGCCGGGCAGAAGTTGAGGGGCCTGAGGCACGGAGCCAGACGTCCTGATCTTGTGATTGGTGACGACCTTGAAAACGACGAATCGGTTGTGTCCCCGGATCAGAGGGCAAAGCTCGAACAATGGTTTTTCCGAGCACTCATGAAGATAGGAAAGCCTTATACAGTCTACATAGTCGTAGGGACAATTCTGCATTACGACAGCCTGCTTTCAAAGCTTCTTAAAAAGCCTGGCTGGAAAGGCCGCAAATTCAAGTCTGTCATAAGCTGGTCAAAGAGCAAGCTATGGGACGAATGGATAAGCATTTTCACTGATGCGAGGCTCGAAAAGGAAGAGGCAGAAGCCAAGGCAGACGCCTATTTCAAAGAGCACATGGAAGAGATGCTCGAAGGAGCCGAGGTTCTGTGGCCAGAGGAAGAGCCTTACTACTACCTCATGAAAATGAGGGTCAGCGACGGCCCAGCTCATTTCGATTCCGAGAAGCAGAACGAGCCAATCAATCCTGACGACTGCCTATTTCAGGAGGAATGGATAGCCTATTGGCCTGAAGATTTACTCGATAGTTCTGAAAATGGTCTGAAATCGATTTTAAGCGGACTTCCGCTTTATGCCGCCGTTGATCCCTCTTTGGGTAAGAAAAGCCGAAAAAGCGACCCTTCCGCGATTCTGGGGGGCAGATTTAAAGACAAGGTGCTTTACCTGGAGATGGCGGACATAGAAAAACGTCATCCTGACAGAATCATAGACGACGTCCTGACCTATCACGACCGCCTTAAGATCCACATGGCAGGGGTCGAGACTGTTCAATTTCAGCAGTTCTTCAAGGACACACTGGAGAAGATAGCGCACGAGCGCGGGCAGACGCTCAACGTAGTGGAAATACCGCAGTCCGGAGACAAGATCATGAGAATCCAGAGGCTCCAGCCATGGATCAAGAACGGATGGATAAGGTTCAAGCCCAACATGAGGACGCTAATTGACCAGCTCATCAAGTTTCCTATGGCGGATCATGACGACGGCCCTGATGCGCTTGAGATGCTACTGTCCCTTGTTGAAAAACACTCAGGAAAGTTCGCTGGCGTTGAGGTCATGTGCGCCATGCCGCTTGAATCCGCTGCTTGGCTGAGGGGGTATAATGACTGA
- a CDS encoding Mor transcription activator family protein yields the protein MDRESLEPEANKHELSLDDLPGEFREIAEIVGLDGALKLVELCGGSQIYIPKMDSITRQTRYRQMLADFEKCRDYGLVARQYNLSEAHARMILKQLMLQRIGPRAQTEMF from the coding sequence ATGGATCGTGAATCCCTGGAACCTGAAGCAAATAAGCATGAGTTGAGTCTGGATGATCTGCCCGGAGAGTTTCGGGAGATCGCCGAAATTGTCGGCCTCGATGGCGCTTTGAAGCTTGTGGAATTGTGCGGAGGTTCACAGATCTACATTCCGAAGATGGACAGCATCACAAGGCAGACAAGATACAGGCAGATGCTGGCTGACTTCGAAAAATGTCGGGATTACGGCCTTGTTGCCAGACAATACAATCTTTCCGAGGCTCATGCCAGAATGATATTGAAACAGCTGATGCTTCAGAGGATCGGGCCGAGGGCGCAAACAGAAATGTTCTGA